Proteins encoded together in one Etheostoma cragini isolate CJK2018 chromosome 11, CSU_Ecrag_1.0, whole genome shotgun sequence window:
- the lrrfip1a gene encoding leucine-rich repeat flightless-interacting protein 1 isoform X13 — translation MGTQGTGRKRSTKKERSTAEDDALNLIAREAEARLAAKRAARAEAREIRMKELERQQKELSDDDEQVSVGSRGSARVEDRDYLEKGSRAASALTAATLTSVGGTSSRRGSGETAVTLDAESSIREIKDVLVEVEEKYRKAMVSNAQLDNEKNNLMYQVDTLKDSLMELEELLSESRRGYEEKVKEYEREKHAHSVLQFQFNEMKETLKQSEELLNDIRQLRIKQEGLVREISDLQETVEWKDKKIGALERQKEYTDAIRIERDELREEVVQLRDILKKHGIVLGPDLNVNGEVCETDVDGSPGADAASPPAPDSTTPPVEGNSMLGKTEETQLRSSREEEVDPEQHQEMFEEAKEKCSTVDTLICNDAGVSTLETSSEEQPTQEQQTCLEEDKKAATEEDNVEERCLSKDSNVDINDQSITKAKDLIICSPGLQGIVTSSEKNVPQKERPAGADLGETETKSCSVDTKSDDIRESSNNIFEEQENKQADVEESHLRNTEPCHQQRNVMTESLPDESIQAVENSEPQPKPDNAEEAENDEAEEVSGKTQPQCAAASGKKKKRKRKTKKKGGTHDDKSQQKDVTDKEKDKTEDIESAAREKGTTTEPEVDGSVTEIHKESRVDRVKNEQHLQETEEVDGAKAVKLSETFSPNETVEESRIDHATDEHDKEQGLEVETAEAVAAVETFSQVETLKETRADLRKDEQDEKQTFKLEKVEGGSLTSPVPETDLSTHDLVDNSKGADGSDGLDKEGTFCIDNSQSDTNISTNEDVIHTELENINSAEDEVGPIDEMKSKCSTNNPENTFETSGKKNTEAELPALSNADIGAVESESTNLAESTENMYVSLSSTDGFPDALISLSGSDLSAAVPSGSDGAPIEVSEVDPKETTETAKDHYESGTENERESFSPSVVPLVVSSDRAEKEELNERLKEDEGLIEPDVKRDSCDSASLTKNTELCDTVKSPLQTVAQAELSDDVESQTLQCEGQIDESNVELATKSEEINTIDMLNTAAFPTEATEIGSSLEQNHSTEESAVSEDPETHENSQNDQQSEIQPLPGPSKDQPEDNDSSQPTLQGRDEDTCEDDEGLSFDFDDMDVEVAIATSVPKNLEQEEVEEGVEVMSDESSNGVSVQSQTESKEKSQEEPVERNDETCTVDGGNEVDKLDTRSQDHQNSLAHEDNSSEKGEHVEDVCEKPKPKSGEEAGGAEGKVIEEGKVLTVRELGAAAEDINQAMSLSVEEGLDAIKHELQGENVELPKHVEQVASNKEPHQTGKDGKKNSKKGKGKGKEECKMS, via the exons CTCTCAGACGACGATGAGCAGGTGTCGGTGGGAAGCCGGGGCAGCGCCAGG GTGGAGGACAGAGATTATCTGGAGAAG GGATCTCGAGCAGCTTCTGCTTTAACCGCAGCGACCCTCACCTCCGTGGGCGGGACGTCCTCGCGTAGAGGAAGTGGCGAGACGGCTGTAACTCTAGACGCAGAGTCCTCTATACGAGAAATCAAG GATGTGTTGGTAGAAGTGGAGGAGAAGTACCGTAAGGCCATGGTGTCCAACGCCCAGCTGGACAACGAGAAGAACAACCTGATGTACCAGGTGGACACGCTCAAAGACTCGCTCAtggagctggaggagctgctgTCGGAGTCGCGCCGCGGATATGAGGAGAAAGTCAAG GAGTACGAGCGAGAGAAACACGCCCACTCTGTGCTCCAGTTCCAGTtcaatgaaatgaaagagaCGCTGAAACAAAGTGAAGAGCTGCTCAAC GACATCCGTCAGCTGCGTATCAAGCAGGAAGGTTTGGTTAGAGAAATCTCCGACCTGCAGGAGACGGTGGAGTGGAAGGATAAAAAGATTGGG GCCTTAGAGCGACAGAAGGAATACACAGACGCTATCCGAATCGAGCGAGATGAGCTCAGAGAAGAGGTGGTGCAGCTCAGAGACATTTTGAAG AAACATGGAATAGTTTTGGGTCCTGATCTAAACGTCAATGGAGAGGTTTGTGAGACGGACGTGGACGGGTCCCCCGGTGCAGACGCTGCTTCCCCCCCGGCCCCGGACTCAACCACTCCCCCTGTGGAGGGGAACAGCATGCTGG GCAAAACAGAGGAGACTCAGTTGAGAAGtagcagagaggaagaggtggaTCCAGAGCAGCATCAAGAAATGTTTGAGGAAGCCAAAGAGAAGTGCTCGACCGTTGATACTCTGATCTGTAATGATGCTGGTGTTTCTACCCTGGAAACATCTAGCGAAGAACAGCCAACGCAAGAACAACAAACATGCTTGGAAGAAGACAAGAAGGCTGCCACAGAAGAAGACAATGTTGAAGAACGTTGCCTTAGCAAGGACTCCAATGTTGACATTAATGACCAATCAATCACAAAGGCCAAAGATCTAATCATTTGCAGCCCTGGGCTTCAAGGGATCGTAACAAGTTCTGAGAAAAACGTTCCACAGAAAGAAAGGCCTGCAGGGGCAGATTTAGGGGAGACAGAAACCAAAAGCTGTAGTGTTGACACCAAGAGTGATGACATTAGAGAGTCATCTAACAACATTTTTGAagagcaagaaaacaaacaggcagATGTTGAGGAAAGTCATTTGAGAAATACAGAACCATGTCATCAGCAAAGAAATGTTATGACGGAAAGTTTACCAGACGAGTCCATCCAAGCTGTAGAGAACTCCGAACCTCAACCAAAGCCTGATAATGCAGAAGAAGCAGAGAACGACGAGGCAGAGGAAGTATCAGGTAAAACTCAGCCTCAGTGTGCTGCTGCTTcagggaaaaagaagaaaaggaagaggaaaaccaaaaagaaaggaggaaCTCATGACGATAAGAGCCAACAAAAAGATGTAACCGataaagaaaaggacaaaactGAAGACATTGAATCAGCCGCAAGAGAGAAAGGAACAACAACAGAACCTGAAGTTGATGGTTCTGTTACTGAAATCCATAAGGAATCGAGGGTGGATCGAGTTAAGAATGAGCAGCACCTGCAAGAAACTGAGGAGGTAGACGGAGCAAAAGCAGTGAAACTCTCTGAAACTTTTTCTCCCAATGAAACTGTCGAAGAGTCCAGGATAGACCACGCTACAGATGAGCACGACAAAGAACAAGGTCTGGAAGTTGAAACAGCAGAGGCAGTGGCAGCCGTTGAAACCTTTTCTCAAGTTGAAACTCTCAAGGAAACACGAGCAGATCTCAGGAAGGATGAGCAAGACGAGAAACAGACTTTCAAATTAGAGAAAGTAGAAGGGGGGTCTTTAACAAGTCCTGTTCCAGAGACCGACCTCAGTACTCACGATCTTGTTGACAACTCCAAAGGTGCAGACGGCTCTGATGGTCTTGATAAAGAGGGCACTTTCTGTATAGATAATTCTCAAAGTGACACCAACATCTCAACTAATGAGGATGTCATCCATACTGAGTTAGAAAATATTAATAGTGCAGAGGACGAAGTTGGACCTATTGATGAGATGAAATCTAAATGCTCAACTAACAACCCAGAAAACACCTTTGAAACAAGTGGTAAGAAAAACACTGAAGCTGAATTGCCTGCTTTAAGCAATGCCGATATTGGTGCTGTTGAATCCGAATCCACCAACCTGGCTGAGAGTACGGAGAACATGTATGTGTCCCTGTCTTCTACCGATGGCTTCCCCGACGCTCTCATTAGCTTATCTGGCTCAGACCTGTCTGCAGCTGTGCCCTCAGGCAGCGATGGAGCTCCCATCGAGGTTTCTGAGGTAGATCCCAAGGAGACAACTGAGACAGCCAAAGACCACTATGAGTCAGGAACAGAGAATGAACGAGAATCCTTTTCTCCCAGTGTCGTTCCCCTTGTCGTTTCTTCAGACAGAGCAGAAAAGGAGGAGCTAAATGAACGTTTGAAGGAAGATGAAGGTCTAATCGAGCCAGATGTAAAACGGGACAGTTGTGACAGTGCATCcttaacaaaaaacactgagTTATGTGACACTGTAAAGAGTCCTTTGCAGACTGTAGCGCAGGCCGAACTATCGGATGATGTAGAAAGCCAGACATTACAGTGTGAGGGTCAGATTGATGAATCAAATGTTGAATTGGCCACTAAATCAGAAGAGATCAATACCATTGACATGTTAAATACAGCAGCCTTTCCAACAGAAGCTACTGAAATTGGGTCCTCTCTCGAGCAGAACCACAGTACTGAAGAATCAGCTGTGTCAGAAGATCCTGAAACGcatgaaaacagtcaaaatgaTCAACAGAGTGAGATACAGCCACTGCCTGGACCCAGCAAAGACCAACCTGAGGATAACGATTCATCTCAACCCACCCTGCAGGGGAGGGATGAAGACACCTGTGAAGACGACGAAGGCCTGTCTTTTGATTTTGATGACATGGATGTCGAGGTGGCTATAGCGACAAGTGTCCCCAAAAATCTGGAACAGGAAGAAGTTGAGGAGGGAGTGGAAGTCATGTCGGATGAAAGCAGCAATGGAGTTTCAGTCCAAAGTCAAACTGAGTCAAAGGAAAAATCCCAAGAAGAGCCAGTTGAAAGAAATGATGAGACGTGTACGGTGGATGGCGGTAACGAGGTAGATAAACTAGATACTAGGTCTCAAGACCACCAAAACTCTTTGGCTCATGAGGACAACAGTTCTGAAAAGGGGGAACATGTGGAAGATGTGTGTGAAAAGCCTAAACCCAAGTCTGGGGAAGAAGCAGGTGGAGCAGAAGGAAAGGTT ATAGAGGAAGGAAAGGTTTTGACTGTTAGAGAGCTGGGTGCTGCTGCAGAGGACATTAACCAGGCGATGTCTCTGTCCGTAGAGGAAGGGTTAGATGCCATTAAGCATGAGTTGCAGGGTGAAAATGTGGAATTACCGAAGCATGTAGAGCAAGTGGCCAGCAACAAAGAGCCACACCAGACAGGGAAAGAtgggaagaaaaacagcaagaaaGGTAAAGGCAAGGGCAAGGAGGAGTGCAAGATGTCTTAG
- the lrrfip1a gene encoding centrosomal protein of 290 kDa isoform X5: MKELERQQKEIFQVQKKYYGLNTKIDDRADSKWGDIEQWMEDSERYSRSSQIQTLSDDDEQVSVGSRGSARSDLDAVGAYGGGDSSAHKKSKKKKKHKHKDRNGCDDDYSVISSRSSRLSDESRVSRSSRLDLTSSRLSDDTRVSRASRLDQVQASYASSDSYGFNGLSSSRKPGSAFNGYQSAVYEDCSASQRVSSSHPLEYGSYRSSGSRVSSRAGSARASPVDNSSSVASFSRSAASSSGLHRDLDEVTIPDFSDVEDRDYLEKGSRAASALTAATLTSVGGTSSRRGSGETAVTLDAESSIREIKEIHELKDQIQDVESKYTQNLKEVKDVLVEVEEKYRKAMVSNAQLDNEKNNLMYQVDTLKDSLMELEELLSESRRGYEEKVKEYEREKHAHSVLQFQFNEMKETLKQSEELLNDIRQLRIKQEGLVREISDLQETVEWKDKKIGALERQKEYTDAIRIERDELREEVVQLRDILKKHGIVLGPDLNVNGEVCETDVDGSPGADAASPPAPDSTTPPVEGNSMLGKTEETQLRSSREEEVDPEQHQEMFEEAKEKCSTVDTLICNDAGVSTLETSSEEQPTQEQQTCLEEDKKAATEEDNVEERCLSKDSNVDINDQSITKAKDLIICSPGLQGIVTSSEKNVPQKERPAGADLGETETKSCSVDTKSDDIRESSNNIFEEQENKQADVEESHLRNTEPCHQQRNVMTESLPDESIQAVENSEPQPKPDNAEEAENDEAEEVSGKTQPQCAAASGKKKKRKRKTKKKGGTHDDKSQQKDVTDKEKDKTEDIESAAREKGTTTEPEVDGSVTEIHKESRVDRVKNEQHLQETEEVDGAKAVKLSETFSPNETVEESRIDHATDEHDKEQGLEVETAEAVAAVETFSQVETLKETRADLRKDEQDEKQTFKLEKVEGGSLTSPVPETDLSTHDLVDNSKGADGSDGLDKEGTFCIDNSQSDTNISTNEDVIHTELENINSAEDEVGPIDEMKSKCSTNNPENTFETSGKKNTEAELPALSNADIGAVESESTNLAESTENMYVSLSSTDGFPDALISLSGSDLSAAVPSGSDGAPIEVSEVDPKETTETAKDHYESGTENERESFSPSVVPLVVSSDRAEKEELNERLKEDEGLIEPDVKRDSCDSASLTKNTELCDTVKSPLQTVAQAELSDDVESQTLQCEGQIDESNVELATKSEEINTIDMLNTAAFPTEATEIGSSLEQNHSTEESAVSEDPETHENSQNDQQSEIQPLPGPSKDQPEDNDSSQPTLQGRDEDTCEDDEGLSFDFDDMDVEVAIATSVPKNLEQEEVEEGVEVMSDESSNGVSVQSQTESKEKSQEEPVERNDETCTVDGGNEVDKLDTRSQDHQNSLAHEDNSSEKGEHVEDVCEKPKPKSGEEAGGAEGKVIEEGKVLTVRELGAAAEDINQAMSLSVEEGLDAIKHELQGENVELPKHVEQVASNKEPHQTGKDGKKNSKKGKGKGKEECKMS; encoded by the exons CTCTCAGACGACGATGAGCAGGTGTCGGTGGGAAGCCGGGGCAGCGCCAGG TCGGACCTTGATGCAGTTGGAGCGTATGGTGGAGGG GACTCGTCGGCACATAAgaagtcaaagaaaaagaagaagcataAGCACAAAGAC AGGAACGGCTGTGATGATGATTACAGTGTAATCTCCAGCAGG AGCTCCAGACTCAGTGATGAAAGCAGAGTGTCTCGCTCCTCCAGGCTAGACCTCACG AGCTCCAGACTAAGTGATGACACCCGGGTGTCTCGGGCCTCCAGATTAGACCAGGTG cAGGCGTCTTATGCTTCCTCTGACTCGTACGGCTTCAACGGTCTGTCCTCTTCCAGAAAACCGGGTTCAGCTTTCAATGGTTACCAG AGCGCCGTATACGAAGACTGCAGCGCGTCACAGCGAGTCTCCAGCTCTCAT CCTTTAGAGTACGGTAGTTATCGCAGCTCCGGCTCCAGAGTTTCCTCCAGGGCCGGCTCGGCCCGCGCCAGCCCAGTG GACAACTCCAGCTCTGTGGCCAGTTTTTCGAGGAGTGCGGCCAGTAGCAGCGGCCTCCACCGAGACCTGGACGAGGTTACTATCCCTGACTTTTCTGAC GTGGAGGACAGAGATTATCTGGAGAAG GGATCTCGAGCAGCTTCTGCTTTAACCGCAGCGACCCTCACCTCCGTGGGCGGGACGTCCTCGCGTAGAGGAAGTGGCGAGACGGCTGTAACTCTAGACGCAGAGTCCTCTATACGAGAAATCAAG GAGATTCATGAACTCAAGGATCAGATCCAAGATGTGGAATCCAAGTACACGCAGAACCTTAAAGAAGTCAAG GATGTGTTGGTAGAAGTGGAGGAGAAGTACCGTAAGGCCATGGTGTCCAACGCCCAGCTGGACAACGAGAAGAACAACCTGATGTACCAGGTGGACACGCTCAAAGACTCGCTCAtggagctggaggagctgctgTCGGAGTCGCGCCGCGGATATGAGGAGAAAGTCAAG GAGTACGAGCGAGAGAAACACGCCCACTCTGTGCTCCAGTTCCAGTtcaatgaaatgaaagagaCGCTGAAACAAAGTGAAGAGCTGCTCAAC GACATCCGTCAGCTGCGTATCAAGCAGGAAGGTTTGGTTAGAGAAATCTCCGACCTGCAGGAGACGGTGGAGTGGAAGGATAAAAAGATTGGG GCCTTAGAGCGACAGAAGGAATACACAGACGCTATCCGAATCGAGCGAGATGAGCTCAGAGAAGAGGTGGTGCAGCTCAGAGACATTTTGAAG AAACATGGAATAGTTTTGGGTCCTGATCTAAACGTCAATGGAGAGGTTTGTGAGACGGACGTGGACGGGTCCCCCGGTGCAGACGCTGCTTCCCCCCCGGCCCCGGACTCAACCACTCCCCCTGTGGAGGGGAACAGCATGCTGG GCAAAACAGAGGAGACTCAGTTGAGAAGtagcagagaggaagaggtggaTCCAGAGCAGCATCAAGAAATGTTTGAGGAAGCCAAAGAGAAGTGCTCGACCGTTGATACTCTGATCTGTAATGATGCTGGTGTTTCTACCCTGGAAACATCTAGCGAAGAACAGCCAACGCAAGAACAACAAACATGCTTGGAAGAAGACAAGAAGGCTGCCACAGAAGAAGACAATGTTGAAGAACGTTGCCTTAGCAAGGACTCCAATGTTGACATTAATGACCAATCAATCACAAAGGCCAAAGATCTAATCATTTGCAGCCCTGGGCTTCAAGGGATCGTAACAAGTTCTGAGAAAAACGTTCCACAGAAAGAAAGGCCTGCAGGGGCAGATTTAGGGGAGACAGAAACCAAAAGCTGTAGTGTTGACACCAAGAGTGATGACATTAGAGAGTCATCTAACAACATTTTTGAagagcaagaaaacaaacaggcagATGTTGAGGAAAGTCATTTGAGAAATACAGAACCATGTCATCAGCAAAGAAATGTTATGACGGAAAGTTTACCAGACGAGTCCATCCAAGCTGTAGAGAACTCCGAACCTCAACCAAAGCCTGATAATGCAGAAGAAGCAGAGAACGACGAGGCAGAGGAAGTATCAGGTAAAACTCAGCCTCAGTGTGCTGCTGCTTcagggaaaaagaagaaaaggaagaggaaaaccaaaaagaaaggaggaaCTCATGACGATAAGAGCCAACAAAAAGATGTAACCGataaagaaaaggacaaaactGAAGACATTGAATCAGCCGCAAGAGAGAAAGGAACAACAACAGAACCTGAAGTTGATGGTTCTGTTACTGAAATCCATAAGGAATCGAGGGTGGATCGAGTTAAGAATGAGCAGCACCTGCAAGAAACTGAGGAGGTAGACGGAGCAAAAGCAGTGAAACTCTCTGAAACTTTTTCTCCCAATGAAACTGTCGAAGAGTCCAGGATAGACCACGCTACAGATGAGCACGACAAAGAACAAGGTCTGGAAGTTGAAACAGCAGAGGCAGTGGCAGCCGTTGAAACCTTTTCTCAAGTTGAAACTCTCAAGGAAACACGAGCAGATCTCAGGAAGGATGAGCAAGACGAGAAACAGACTTTCAAATTAGAGAAAGTAGAAGGGGGGTCTTTAACAAGTCCTGTTCCAGAGACCGACCTCAGTACTCACGATCTTGTTGACAACTCCAAAGGTGCAGACGGCTCTGATGGTCTTGATAAAGAGGGCACTTTCTGTATAGATAATTCTCAAAGTGACACCAACATCTCAACTAATGAGGATGTCATCCATACTGAGTTAGAAAATATTAATAGTGCAGAGGACGAAGTTGGACCTATTGATGAGATGAAATCTAAATGCTCAACTAACAACCCAGAAAACACCTTTGAAACAAGTGGTAAGAAAAACACTGAAGCTGAATTGCCTGCTTTAAGCAATGCCGATATTGGTGCTGTTGAATCCGAATCCACCAACCTGGCTGAGAGTACGGAGAACATGTATGTGTCCCTGTCTTCTACCGATGGCTTCCCCGACGCTCTCATTAGCTTATCTGGCTCAGACCTGTCTGCAGCTGTGCCCTCAGGCAGCGATGGAGCTCCCATCGAGGTTTCTGAGGTAGATCCCAAGGAGACAACTGAGACAGCCAAAGACCACTATGAGTCAGGAACAGAGAATGAACGAGAATCCTTTTCTCCCAGTGTCGTTCCCCTTGTCGTTTCTTCAGACAGAGCAGAAAAGGAGGAGCTAAATGAACGTTTGAAGGAAGATGAAGGTCTAATCGAGCCAGATGTAAAACGGGACAGTTGTGACAGTGCATCcttaacaaaaaacactgagTTATGTGACACTGTAAAGAGTCCTTTGCAGACTGTAGCGCAGGCCGAACTATCGGATGATGTAGAAAGCCAGACATTACAGTGTGAGGGTCAGATTGATGAATCAAATGTTGAATTGGCCACTAAATCAGAAGAGATCAATACCATTGACATGTTAAATACAGCAGCCTTTCCAACAGAAGCTACTGAAATTGGGTCCTCTCTCGAGCAGAACCACAGTACTGAAGAATCAGCTGTGTCAGAAGATCCTGAAACGcatgaaaacagtcaaaatgaTCAACAGAGTGAGATACAGCCACTGCCTGGACCCAGCAAAGACCAACCTGAGGATAACGATTCATCTCAACCCACCCTGCAGGGGAGGGATGAAGACACCTGTGAAGACGACGAAGGCCTGTCTTTTGATTTTGATGACATGGATGTCGAGGTGGCTATAGCGACAAGTGTCCCCAAAAATCTGGAACAGGAAGAAGTTGAGGAGGGAGTGGAAGTCATGTCGGATGAAAGCAGCAATGGAGTTTCAGTCCAAAGTCAAACTGAGTCAAAGGAAAAATCCCAAGAAGAGCCAGTTGAAAGAAATGATGAGACGTGTACGGTGGATGGCGGTAACGAGGTAGATAAACTAGATACTAGGTCTCAAGACCACCAAAACTCTTTGGCTCATGAGGACAACAGTTCTGAAAAGGGGGAACATGTGGAAGATGTGTGTGAAAAGCCTAAACCCAAGTCTGGGGAAGAAGCAGGTGGAGCAGAAGGAAAGGTT ATAGAGGAAGGAAAGGTTTTGACTGTTAGAGAGCTGGGTGCTGCTGCAGAGGACATTAACCAGGCGATGTCTCTGTCCGTAGAGGAAGGGTTAGATGCCATTAAGCATGAGTTGCAGGGTGAAAATGTGGAATTACCGAAGCATGTAGAGCAAGTGGCCAGCAACAAAGAGCCACACCAGACAGGGAAAGAtgggaagaaaaacagcaagaaaGGTAAAGGCAAGGGCAAGGAGGAGTGCAAGATGTCTTAG